A single window of Stigmatopora nigra isolate UIUO_SnigA chromosome 20, RoL_Snig_1.1, whole genome shotgun sequence DNA harbors:
- the LOC144213524 gene encoding uncharacterized protein LOC144213524 isoform X6, translating into MLAHLLSRRPERTLKRVLRSRVRPWTRTNATRSEHGRPVRIGCASGFWGDTATSVPQLIHGGKLDFLVFDYLSEITMSLLTAAKSKAPNLGYAPDFVLAALAPNIRDIQQKGVRVVSNAGGVNPLACAAAIREVVRKAGLDLKVAVVTGDDLSAQRSRPARVQTADGPRALPERLHSVNAYLGAGPIRRCLDLGADIVVTGRCVDSALALGPLMHTFGWREGDLDLLAAGSLAGHLIECGAQSTGGIFTDWHRVPDWDNMGFPVVECSSDGSFVLSKPPNTGGLVSFGTAAEQLVYEIGDPRRYVLPDVTCDFSHALIQEVPGVEGGAVRVSGAKGSAPPRDYKVCATYMEGFRATAVCPLGGPRAAEKARRTAESIVKRTRRIFKRLALEDFTHVHVQVLGAEDTYGAHAANKGSREAVLWLAVCHKDKKALEVFAREIAPAGTGMAPGLCGIVGGRPRVSPILKPFFFYQPKSQVQIHIHVDGHEAESFSETEADTPDEEAPPPGDGEEADLDLPSGTHRYRLEELAYTRSGDKGDSANIGVIARHPLLFPYLKKHLTSSAVEDYLAHLFPSGRRGAVTRYTLPGINGLNFLLKDCLGGGGVASLRSDPQGKALAQMLLDLELDGLPDLAPPLA; encoded by the exons ATGTTGGCGCACTTGCTCTCGCGACGTCCCGAAAGGACGCTGAAACGCGTGCTGCGTTCACGTGTGCGTCCGTGGACGCGGACGAACGCCACACGCTCCGAACACGGCCGCCCCGTCCGAATCGGCTGCGCCTCGGGCTTTTGGGGCGACACGGCCACTTCAG TGCCTCAGCTGATCCATGGGGGGAAACTGGACTTTTTGGTATTCGATTACCTGAGCGAGATCACCATGTCGCTCCTGACCGCAGCCAAGAGCAAAGCGCCG AACCTGGGTTACGCTCCGGACTTTGTGCTGGCGGCCTTGGCGCCCAACATCCGGGACATCCAGCAGAAAG GCGTGCGCGTGGTCAGCAACGCCGGCGGCGTCAACCCGCTGGCCTGCGCCGCCGCCATCCGGGAGGTGGTCCGGAAGGCCGGGCTGGACCTGAAGGTCGCCGTGGTGACGGGCGACGACCTGAGCGCACAA AGGAGCCGCCCGGCCCGGGTGCAGACGGCCGACGGCCCCCGCGCCTTGCCTGAGAGGTTGCACAGCGTCAACGCCTACCTGGG GGCTGGGCCCATTCGTCGATGCCTGGACCTCGGCGCAGACATCGTGGTCACGGGCCGTTGCGTGGACAGCGCCCTGGCTCTGGGGCCGCTCATGCACACG TTCGGATGGAGAGAAGGGGACCTGGATCTGCTGGCCGCCGGAAG TCTGGCGGGTCATCTCATCGAGTGCGGCGCCCAGAGCACCGGCGGGATCTTCACCGACTGGCATCGCGTCCCCGACTG GGACAACATGGGCTTCCCCGTGGTGGAATGCTCGTCCGACGGTTCCTTCGTCCTCTCCAAACCGCCAAACACCGGCGGCCTGGTGTCCTTCGGCACGGCGGCCGAGCAACTGGTGTACGAGATCGGCGACCCGCGCCGATACGTGCTGCCGGACGTCACCTGCGACTTCAGCCACGCGCTCATCCAGGAAGTGCCCG GCGTGGAGGGCGGTGCCGTCCGGGTCAGCGGCGCCAAAGGTTCGGCGCCGCCGCGCGACTACAAG GTGTGTGCCACCTACATGGAGGGATTTCGCGCCACCGCCGTGTGTCCGCTGGGCGGGCCCAGAGCGGCAGAAAAGGCCCGCCGGACCGCCGAGAGCATCGTCAAAAG GACCAGGCGGATATTTAAGCGTTTGGCTCTGGAGGATTTCACCCACGTCCACGTCCAAGTCCTGGGAGCGGAGGACACGTACGGCGCTCACGCCGCCAACAAG GGCTCCCGAGAGGCGGTCCTGTGGCTGGCCGTATGCCACAAAGACAAGAAGGCGTTGGAGGTATTCGCCAGAGAGATCGCCCCCGCCGGGACGGGCATGG CTCCCGGACTGTGCGGCATTGTGGGCGGGCGTCCCCGAGT GTCTCCCATCCTGAAACCCTTCTTCTTCTACCAGCCCAAGTCCCAAGTCCAGATCCACATTCACGTGGACGGACACGAGGCGGAGTCTTTCTCGGAGACGGAAGCCGACACGCCCGACGAGGAGGCCCCTCCTCCGGGCGACGGGGAAGAGGCGGACCTAG ACCTCCCCAGTGGGACGCATCGCTACAGGCTGGAGGAGCTGGCCTACACCAGGAGCGGCGACAAAGGCGACTCGGCCAACATCG GCGTGATCGCCCGCCaccccctcctcttcccctaCCTGAAGAAACACCTGACCTCCTCGGCAGTGGAGGATTACCTGGCGCACCTCTTCCCGTCGGGACGGCGCGGCGCGGTCACCCG ATACACTTTGCCGGGGATCAACGGCCTCAATTTCCTTCTGAAGGATTGCCTCGGCGGGGGAGGGGTGGCGTCCCTGCGGAGCGACCCCCAG GGAAAAGCTCTGGCTCAGATGTTGCTGGACTTGGAACTGGACGGACTTCCCGACCTGGCGCCCCCGCTGGCTTGA
- the LOC144213524 gene encoding uncharacterized protein LOC144213524 isoform X4: MLAHLLSRRPERTLKRVLRSRVRPWTRTNATRSEHGRPVRIGCASGFWGDTATSVPQLIHGGKLDFLVFDYLSEITMSLLTAAKSKAPNLGYAPDFVLAALAPNIRDIQQKGVRVVSNAGGVNPLACAAAIREVVRKAGLDLKVAVVTGDDLSAQRSRPARVQTADGPRALPERLHSVNAYLGAGPIRRCLDLGADIVVTGRCVDSALALGPLMHTVGGGRGEWPAPRSERAVCERSGFSGSSDGEKGTWICWPPEVWRVISSSAAPRAPAGSSPTGIASPTGEYCPGPRRAPLNPAGRRDNMGFPVVECSSDGSFVLSKPPNTGGLVSFGTAAEQLVYEIGDPRRYVLPDVTCDFSHALIQEVPGVEGGAVRVSGAKGSAPPRDYKVCATYMEGFRATAVCPLGGPRAAEKARRTAESIVKRWRCGRAPGDCHGGLPSETPDALRRTRRIFKRLALEDFTHVHVQVLGAEDTYGAHAANKGSREAVLWLAVCHKDKKALEVFAREIAPAGTGMAPGLCGIVGGRPRVSPILKPFFFYQPKSQVQIHIHVDGHEAESFSETEADTPDEEAPPPGDGEEADLDLPSGTHRYRLEELAYTRSGDKGDSANIGVIARHPLLFPYLKKHLTSSAVEDYLAHLFPSGRRGAVTRYTLPGINGLNFLLKDCLGGGGVASLRSDPQGKALAQMLLDLELDGLPDLAPPLA; encoded by the exons ATGTTGGCGCACTTGCTCTCGCGACGTCCCGAAAGGACGCTGAAACGCGTGCTGCGTTCACGTGTGCGTCCGTGGACGCGGACGAACGCCACACGCTCCGAACACGGCCGCCCCGTCCGAATCGGCTGCGCCTCGGGCTTTTGGGGCGACACGGCCACTTCAG TGCCTCAGCTGATCCATGGGGGGAAACTGGACTTTTTGGTATTCGATTACCTGAGCGAGATCACCATGTCGCTCCTGACCGCAGCCAAGAGCAAAGCGCCG AACCTGGGTTACGCTCCGGACTTTGTGCTGGCGGCCTTGGCGCCCAACATCCGGGACATCCAGCAGAAAG GCGTGCGCGTGGTCAGCAACGCCGGCGGCGTCAACCCGCTGGCCTGCGCCGCCGCCATCCGGGAGGTGGTCCGGAAGGCCGGGCTGGACCTGAAGGTCGCCGTGGTGACGGGCGACGACCTGAGCGCACAA AGGAGCCGCCCGGCCCGGGTGCAGACGGCCGACGGCCCCCGCGCCTTGCCTGAGAGGTTGCACAGCGTCAACGCCTACCTGGG GGCTGGGCCCATTCGTCGATGCCTGGACCTCGGCGCAGACATCGTGGTCACGGGCCGTTGCGTGGACAGCGCCCTGGCTCTGGGGCCGCTCATGCACACGGTAGGTGGCGGACGGGGCGAGTGGCCGGCTCCGCGCAGTGAGCGAGCCGTCTGCGAGCGCTCTGGCTTTTCTGGCAGTTCGGATGGAGAGAAGGGGACCTGGATCTGCTGGCCGCCGGAAG TCTGGCGGGTCATCTCATCGAGTGCGGCGCCCAGAGCACCGGCGGGATCTTCACCGACTGGCATCGCGTCCCCGACTGGTGAGTACTGCCCCGGGCCCCGCCGAGCCCCGCTCAATCCCGCTGGGCGCAGGGACAACATGGGCTTCCCCGTGGTGGAATGCTCGTCCGACGGTTCCTTCGTCCTCTCCAAACCGCCAAACACCGGCGGCCTGGTGTCCTTCGGCACGGCGGCCGAGCAACTGGTGTACGAGATCGGCGACCCGCGCCGATACGTGCTGCCGGACGTCACCTGCGACTTCAGCCACGCGCTCATCCAGGAAGTGCCCG GCGTGGAGGGCGGTGCCGTCCGGGTCAGCGGCGCCAAAGGTTCGGCGCCGCCGCGCGACTACAAG GTGTGTGCCACCTACATGGAGGGATTTCGCGCCACCGCCGTGTGTCCGCTGGGCGGGCCCAGAGCGGCAGAAAAGGCCCGCCGGACCGCCGAGAGCATCGTCAAAAGGTGGCGTTGTGGCCGGGCTCCGGGGGATTGCCACGGGGGCTTGCCATCTGAAACGCCGGACGCTTTGCGCAGGACCAGGCGGATATTTAAGCGTTTGGCTCTGGAGGATTTCACCCACGTCCACGTCCAAGTCCTGGGAGCGGAGGACACGTACGGCGCTCACGCCGCCAACAAG GGCTCCCGAGAGGCGGTCCTGTGGCTGGCCGTATGCCACAAAGACAAGAAGGCGTTGGAGGTATTCGCCAGAGAGATCGCCCCCGCCGGGACGGGCATGG CTCCCGGACTGTGCGGCATTGTGGGCGGGCGTCCCCGAGT GTCTCCCATCCTGAAACCCTTCTTCTTCTACCAGCCCAAGTCCCAAGTCCAGATCCACATTCACGTGGACGGACACGAGGCGGAGTCTTTCTCGGAGACGGAAGCCGACACGCCCGACGAGGAGGCCCCTCCTCCGGGCGACGGGGAAGAGGCGGACCTAG ACCTCCCCAGTGGGACGCATCGCTACAGGCTGGAGGAGCTGGCCTACACCAGGAGCGGCGACAAAGGCGACTCGGCCAACATCG GCGTGATCGCCCGCCaccccctcctcttcccctaCCTGAAGAAACACCTGACCTCCTCGGCAGTGGAGGATTACCTGGCGCACCTCTTCCCGTCGGGACGGCGCGGCGCGGTCACCCG ATACACTTTGCCGGGGATCAACGGCCTCAATTTCCTTCTGAAGGATTGCCTCGGCGGGGGAGGGGTGGCGTCCCTGCGGAGCGACCCCCAG GGAAAAGCTCTGGCTCAGATGTTGCTGGACTTGGAACTGGACGGACTTCCCGACCTGGCGCCCCCGCTGGCTTGA
- the LOC144213524 gene encoding uncharacterized protein LOC144213524 isoform X5 — translation MLAHLLSRRPERTLKRVLRSRVRPWTRTNATRSEHGRPVRIGCASGFWGDTATSVPQLIHGGKLDFLVFDYLSEITMSLLTAAKSKAPNLGYAPDFVLAALAPNIRDIQQKGVRVVSNAGGVNPLACAAAIREVVRKAGLDLKVAVVTGDDLSAQRSRPARVQTADGPRALPERLHSVNAYLGAGPIRRCLDLGADIVVTGRCVDSALALGPLMHTFGWREGDLDLLAAGSLAGHLIECGAQSTGGIFTDWHRVPDWDNMGFPVVECSSDGSFVLSKPPNTGGLVSFGTAAEQLVYEIGDPRRYVLPDVTCDFSHALIQEVPGVEGGAVRVSGAKGSAPPRDYKVCATYMEGFRATAVCPLGGPRAAEKARRTAESIVKRWRCGRAPGDCHGGLPSETPDALRRTRRIFKRLALEDFTHVHVQVLGAEDTYGAHAANKGSREAVLWLAVCHKDKKALEVFAREIAPAGTGMAPGLCGIVGGRPRVSPILKPFFFYQPKSQVQIHIHVDGHEAESFSETEADTPDEEAPPPGDGEEADLDLPSGTHRYRLEELAYTRSGDKGDSANIGVIARHPLLFPYLKKHLTSSAVEDYLAHLFPSGRRGAVTRYTLPGINGLNFLLKDCLGGGGVASLRSDPQGKALAQMLLDLELDGLPDLAPPLA, via the exons ATGTTGGCGCACTTGCTCTCGCGACGTCCCGAAAGGACGCTGAAACGCGTGCTGCGTTCACGTGTGCGTCCGTGGACGCGGACGAACGCCACACGCTCCGAACACGGCCGCCCCGTCCGAATCGGCTGCGCCTCGGGCTTTTGGGGCGACACGGCCACTTCAG TGCCTCAGCTGATCCATGGGGGGAAACTGGACTTTTTGGTATTCGATTACCTGAGCGAGATCACCATGTCGCTCCTGACCGCAGCCAAGAGCAAAGCGCCG AACCTGGGTTACGCTCCGGACTTTGTGCTGGCGGCCTTGGCGCCCAACATCCGGGACATCCAGCAGAAAG GCGTGCGCGTGGTCAGCAACGCCGGCGGCGTCAACCCGCTGGCCTGCGCCGCCGCCATCCGGGAGGTGGTCCGGAAGGCCGGGCTGGACCTGAAGGTCGCCGTGGTGACGGGCGACGACCTGAGCGCACAA AGGAGCCGCCCGGCCCGGGTGCAGACGGCCGACGGCCCCCGCGCCTTGCCTGAGAGGTTGCACAGCGTCAACGCCTACCTGGG GGCTGGGCCCATTCGTCGATGCCTGGACCTCGGCGCAGACATCGTGGTCACGGGCCGTTGCGTGGACAGCGCCCTGGCTCTGGGGCCGCTCATGCACACG TTCGGATGGAGAGAAGGGGACCTGGATCTGCTGGCCGCCGGAAG TCTGGCGGGTCATCTCATCGAGTGCGGCGCCCAGAGCACCGGCGGGATCTTCACCGACTGGCATCGCGTCCCCGACTG GGACAACATGGGCTTCCCCGTGGTGGAATGCTCGTCCGACGGTTCCTTCGTCCTCTCCAAACCGCCAAACACCGGCGGCCTGGTGTCCTTCGGCACGGCGGCCGAGCAACTGGTGTACGAGATCGGCGACCCGCGCCGATACGTGCTGCCGGACGTCACCTGCGACTTCAGCCACGCGCTCATCCAGGAAGTGCCCG GCGTGGAGGGCGGTGCCGTCCGGGTCAGCGGCGCCAAAGGTTCGGCGCCGCCGCGCGACTACAAG GTGTGTGCCACCTACATGGAGGGATTTCGCGCCACCGCCGTGTGTCCGCTGGGCGGGCCCAGAGCGGCAGAAAAGGCCCGCCGGACCGCCGAGAGCATCGTCAAAAGGTGGCGTTGTGGCCGGGCTCCGGGGGATTGCCACGGGGGCTTGCCATCTGAAACGCCGGACGCTTTGCGCAGGACCAGGCGGATATTTAAGCGTTTGGCTCTGGAGGATTTCACCCACGTCCACGTCCAAGTCCTGGGAGCGGAGGACACGTACGGCGCTCACGCCGCCAACAAG GGCTCCCGAGAGGCGGTCCTGTGGCTGGCCGTATGCCACAAAGACAAGAAGGCGTTGGAGGTATTCGCCAGAGAGATCGCCCCCGCCGGGACGGGCATGG CTCCCGGACTGTGCGGCATTGTGGGCGGGCGTCCCCGAGT GTCTCCCATCCTGAAACCCTTCTTCTTCTACCAGCCCAAGTCCCAAGTCCAGATCCACATTCACGTGGACGGACACGAGGCGGAGTCTTTCTCGGAGACGGAAGCCGACACGCCCGACGAGGAGGCCCCTCCTCCGGGCGACGGGGAAGAGGCGGACCTAG ACCTCCCCAGTGGGACGCATCGCTACAGGCTGGAGGAGCTGGCCTACACCAGGAGCGGCGACAAAGGCGACTCGGCCAACATCG GCGTGATCGCCCGCCaccccctcctcttcccctaCCTGAAGAAACACCTGACCTCCTCGGCAGTGGAGGATTACCTGGCGCACCTCTTCCCGTCGGGACGGCGCGGCGCGGTCACCCG ATACACTTTGCCGGGGATCAACGGCCTCAATTTCCTTCTGAAGGATTGCCTCGGCGGGGGAGGGGTGGCGTCCCTGCGGAGCGACCCCCAG GGAAAAGCTCTGGCTCAGATGTTGCTGGACTTGGAACTGGACGGACTTCCCGACCTGGCGCCCCCGCTGGCTTGA
- the LOC144213524 gene encoding uncharacterized protein LOC144213524 isoform X1 translates to MLAHLLSRRPERTLKRVLRSRVRPWTRTNATRSEHGRPVRIGCASGFWGDTATSVPQLIHGGKLDFLVFDYLSEITMSLLTAAKSKAPNLGYAPDFVLAALAPNIRDIQQKGVRVVSNAGGVNPLACAAAIREVVRKAGLDLKVAVVTGDDLSAQRSRPARVQTADGPRALPERLHSVNAYLGAGPIRRCLDLGADIVVTGRCVDSALALGPLMHTVGGGRGEWPAPRSERAVCERSGFSGSSDGEKGTWICWPPEGRNQTLASGQVEKRRKHHTPRIAPSNFGREVATRPGKVVLYSGEFPKMFGRTKDETDRLVCAHFVWRISLAGHLIECGAQSTGGIFTDWHRVPDWDNMGFPVVECSSDGSFVLSKPPNTGGLVSFGTAAEQLVYEIGDPRRYVLPDVTCDFSHALIQEVPGVEGGAVRVSGAKGSAPPRDYKVCATYMEGFRATAVCPLGGPRAAEKARRTAESIVKRWRCGRAPGDCHGGLPSETPDALRRTRRIFKRLALEDFTHVHVQVLGAEDTYGAHAANKGSREAVLWLAVCHKDKKALEVFAREIAPAGTGMAPGLCGIVGGRPRVSPILKPFFFYQPKSQVQIHIHVDGHEAESFSETEADTPDEEAPPPGDGEEADLDLPSGTHRYRLEELAYTRSGDKGDSANIGVIARHPLLFPYLKKHLTSSAVEDYLAHLFPSGRRGAVTRYTLPGINGLNFLLKDCLGGGGVASLRSDPQGKALAQMLLDLELDGLPDLAPPLA, encoded by the exons ATGTTGGCGCACTTGCTCTCGCGACGTCCCGAAAGGACGCTGAAACGCGTGCTGCGTTCACGTGTGCGTCCGTGGACGCGGACGAACGCCACACGCTCCGAACACGGCCGCCCCGTCCGAATCGGCTGCGCCTCGGGCTTTTGGGGCGACACGGCCACTTCAG TGCCTCAGCTGATCCATGGGGGGAAACTGGACTTTTTGGTATTCGATTACCTGAGCGAGATCACCATGTCGCTCCTGACCGCAGCCAAGAGCAAAGCGCCG AACCTGGGTTACGCTCCGGACTTTGTGCTGGCGGCCTTGGCGCCCAACATCCGGGACATCCAGCAGAAAG GCGTGCGCGTGGTCAGCAACGCCGGCGGCGTCAACCCGCTGGCCTGCGCCGCCGCCATCCGGGAGGTGGTCCGGAAGGCCGGGCTGGACCTGAAGGTCGCCGTGGTGACGGGCGACGACCTGAGCGCACAA AGGAGCCGCCCGGCCCGGGTGCAGACGGCCGACGGCCCCCGCGCCTTGCCTGAGAGGTTGCACAGCGTCAACGCCTACCTGGG GGCTGGGCCCATTCGTCGATGCCTGGACCTCGGCGCAGACATCGTGGTCACGGGCCGTTGCGTGGACAGCGCCCTGGCTCTGGGGCCGCTCATGCACACGGTAGGTGGCGGACGGGGCGAGTGGCCGGCTCCGCGCAGTGAGCGAGCCGTCTGCGAGCGCTCTGGCTTTTCTGGCAGTTCGGATGGAGAGAAGGGGACCTGGATCTGCTGGCCGCCGGAAGGTAGGAACCAAACACTGGCCTCCGGTCAAGTGGAGAAAAGGAGAAAGCATCACACTCCACGGATCGCCCCATCAAATTTTGGGAGGGAGGTTGCAACCCGGCCGGGCAAAGTAGTCCTTTATTCGGGGGAATTTCCGAAAATGTTTGGCAGAACAAAGGATGAAACAGACCGGCTTGTGTGTGCTCACTTTGTTTGGCGCATCAGTCTGGCGGGTCATCTCATCGAGTGCGGCGCCCAGAGCACCGGCGGGATCTTCACCGACTGGCATCGCGTCCCCGACTG GGACAACATGGGCTTCCCCGTGGTGGAATGCTCGTCCGACGGTTCCTTCGTCCTCTCCAAACCGCCAAACACCGGCGGCCTGGTGTCCTTCGGCACGGCGGCCGAGCAACTGGTGTACGAGATCGGCGACCCGCGCCGATACGTGCTGCCGGACGTCACCTGCGACTTCAGCCACGCGCTCATCCAGGAAGTGCCCG GCGTGGAGGGCGGTGCCGTCCGGGTCAGCGGCGCCAAAGGTTCGGCGCCGCCGCGCGACTACAAG GTGTGTGCCACCTACATGGAGGGATTTCGCGCCACCGCCGTGTGTCCGCTGGGCGGGCCCAGAGCGGCAGAAAAGGCCCGCCGGACCGCCGAGAGCATCGTCAAAAGGTGGCGTTGTGGCCGGGCTCCGGGGGATTGCCACGGGGGCTTGCCATCTGAAACGCCGGACGCTTTGCGCAGGACCAGGCGGATATTTAAGCGTTTGGCTCTGGAGGATTTCACCCACGTCCACGTCCAAGTCCTGGGAGCGGAGGACACGTACGGCGCTCACGCCGCCAACAAG GGCTCCCGAGAGGCGGTCCTGTGGCTGGCCGTATGCCACAAAGACAAGAAGGCGTTGGAGGTATTCGCCAGAGAGATCGCCCCCGCCGGGACGGGCATGG CTCCCGGACTGTGCGGCATTGTGGGCGGGCGTCCCCGAGT GTCTCCCATCCTGAAACCCTTCTTCTTCTACCAGCCCAAGTCCCAAGTCCAGATCCACATTCACGTGGACGGACACGAGGCGGAGTCTTTCTCGGAGACGGAAGCCGACACGCCCGACGAGGAGGCCCCTCCTCCGGGCGACGGGGAAGAGGCGGACCTAG ACCTCCCCAGTGGGACGCATCGCTACAGGCTGGAGGAGCTGGCCTACACCAGGAGCGGCGACAAAGGCGACTCGGCCAACATCG GCGTGATCGCCCGCCaccccctcctcttcccctaCCTGAAGAAACACCTGACCTCCTCGGCAGTGGAGGATTACCTGGCGCACCTCTTCCCGTCGGGACGGCGCGGCGCGGTCACCCG ATACACTTTGCCGGGGATCAACGGCCTCAATTTCCTTCTGAAGGATTGCCTCGGCGGGGGAGGGGTGGCGTCCCTGCGGAGCGACCCCCAG GGAAAAGCTCTGGCTCAGATGTTGCTGGACTTGGAACTGGACGGACTTCCCGACCTGGCGCCCCCGCTGGCTTGA
- the LOC144213524 gene encoding uncharacterized protein LOC144213524 isoform X2, whose amino-acid sequence MLAHLLSRRPERTLKRVLRSRVRPWTRTNATRSEHGRPVRIGCASGFWGDTATSVPQLIHGGKLDFLVFDYLSEITMSLLTAAKSKAPNLGYAPDFVLAALAPNIRDIQQKGVRVVSNAGGVNPLACAAAIREVVRKAGLDLKVAVVTGDDLSAQRSRPARVQTADGPRALPERLHSVNAYLGAGPIRRCLDLGADIVVTGRCVDSALALGPLMHTVGGGRGEWPAPRSERAVCERSGFSGSSDGEKGTWICWPPEGRNQTLASGQVEKRRKHHTPRIAPSNFGREVATRPGKVVLYSGEFPKMFGRTKDETDRLVCAHFVWRISLAGHLIECGAQSTGGIFTDWHRVPDWDNMGFPVVECSSDGSFVLSKPPNTGGLVSFGTAAEQLVYEIGDPRRYVLPDVTCDFSHALIQEVPGVEGGAVRVSGAKGSAPPRDYKVCATYMEGFRATAVCPLGGPRAAEKARRTAESIVKRTRRIFKRLALEDFTHVHVQVLGAEDTYGAHAANKGSREAVLWLAVCHKDKKALEVFAREIAPAGTGMAPGLCGIVGGRPRVSPILKPFFFYQPKSQVQIHIHVDGHEAESFSETEADTPDEEAPPPGDGEEADLDLPSGTHRYRLEELAYTRSGDKGDSANIGVIARHPLLFPYLKKHLTSSAVEDYLAHLFPSGRRGAVTRYTLPGINGLNFLLKDCLGGGGVASLRSDPQGKALAQMLLDLELDGLPDLAPPLA is encoded by the exons ATGTTGGCGCACTTGCTCTCGCGACGTCCCGAAAGGACGCTGAAACGCGTGCTGCGTTCACGTGTGCGTCCGTGGACGCGGACGAACGCCACACGCTCCGAACACGGCCGCCCCGTCCGAATCGGCTGCGCCTCGGGCTTTTGGGGCGACACGGCCACTTCAG TGCCTCAGCTGATCCATGGGGGGAAACTGGACTTTTTGGTATTCGATTACCTGAGCGAGATCACCATGTCGCTCCTGACCGCAGCCAAGAGCAAAGCGCCG AACCTGGGTTACGCTCCGGACTTTGTGCTGGCGGCCTTGGCGCCCAACATCCGGGACATCCAGCAGAAAG GCGTGCGCGTGGTCAGCAACGCCGGCGGCGTCAACCCGCTGGCCTGCGCCGCCGCCATCCGGGAGGTGGTCCGGAAGGCCGGGCTGGACCTGAAGGTCGCCGTGGTGACGGGCGACGACCTGAGCGCACAA AGGAGCCGCCCGGCCCGGGTGCAGACGGCCGACGGCCCCCGCGCCTTGCCTGAGAGGTTGCACAGCGTCAACGCCTACCTGGG GGCTGGGCCCATTCGTCGATGCCTGGACCTCGGCGCAGACATCGTGGTCACGGGCCGTTGCGTGGACAGCGCCCTGGCTCTGGGGCCGCTCATGCACACGGTAGGTGGCGGACGGGGCGAGTGGCCGGCTCCGCGCAGTGAGCGAGCCGTCTGCGAGCGCTCTGGCTTTTCTGGCAGTTCGGATGGAGAGAAGGGGACCTGGATCTGCTGGCCGCCGGAAGGTAGGAACCAAACACTGGCCTCCGGTCAAGTGGAGAAAAGGAGAAAGCATCACACTCCACGGATCGCCCCATCAAATTTTGGGAGGGAGGTTGCAACCCGGCCGGGCAAAGTAGTCCTTTATTCGGGGGAATTTCCGAAAATGTTTGGCAGAACAAAGGATGAAACAGACCGGCTTGTGTGTGCTCACTTTGTTTGGCGCATCAGTCTGGCGGGTCATCTCATCGAGTGCGGCGCCCAGAGCACCGGCGGGATCTTCACCGACTGGCATCGCGTCCCCGACTG GGACAACATGGGCTTCCCCGTGGTGGAATGCTCGTCCGACGGTTCCTTCGTCCTCTCCAAACCGCCAAACACCGGCGGCCTGGTGTCCTTCGGCACGGCGGCCGAGCAACTGGTGTACGAGATCGGCGACCCGCGCCGATACGTGCTGCCGGACGTCACCTGCGACTTCAGCCACGCGCTCATCCAGGAAGTGCCCG GCGTGGAGGGCGGTGCCGTCCGGGTCAGCGGCGCCAAAGGTTCGGCGCCGCCGCGCGACTACAAG GTGTGTGCCACCTACATGGAGGGATTTCGCGCCACCGCCGTGTGTCCGCTGGGCGGGCCCAGAGCGGCAGAAAAGGCCCGCCGGACCGCCGAGAGCATCGTCAAAAG GACCAGGCGGATATTTAAGCGTTTGGCTCTGGAGGATTTCACCCACGTCCACGTCCAAGTCCTGGGAGCGGAGGACACGTACGGCGCTCACGCCGCCAACAAG GGCTCCCGAGAGGCGGTCCTGTGGCTGGCCGTATGCCACAAAGACAAGAAGGCGTTGGAGGTATTCGCCAGAGAGATCGCCCCCGCCGGGACGGGCATGG CTCCCGGACTGTGCGGCATTGTGGGCGGGCGTCCCCGAGT GTCTCCCATCCTGAAACCCTTCTTCTTCTACCAGCCCAAGTCCCAAGTCCAGATCCACATTCACGTGGACGGACACGAGGCGGAGTCTTTCTCGGAGACGGAAGCCGACACGCCCGACGAGGAGGCCCCTCCTCCGGGCGACGGGGAAGAGGCGGACCTAG ACCTCCCCAGTGGGACGCATCGCTACAGGCTGGAGGAGCTGGCCTACACCAGGAGCGGCGACAAAGGCGACTCGGCCAACATCG GCGTGATCGCCCGCCaccccctcctcttcccctaCCTGAAGAAACACCTGACCTCCTCGGCAGTGGAGGATTACCTGGCGCACCTCTTCCCGTCGGGACGGCGCGGCGCGGTCACCCG ATACACTTTGCCGGGGATCAACGGCCTCAATTTCCTTCTGAAGGATTGCCTCGGCGGGGGAGGGGTGGCGTCCCTGCGGAGCGACCCCCAG GGAAAAGCTCTGGCTCAGATGTTGCTGGACTTGGAACTGGACGGACTTCCCGACCTGGCGCCCCCGCTGGCTTGA